The window CACCACGTCGCCACGCAACGGCAAGAAGGTTGAGCGGCAAGCGCGAACACGCGGCTATCGCATAACCCCTATCGGAACGATTCGCCCGCAGCGGTTCGGAATTCAGATGATGACTGATGGTCGGACGCAACCTCTGCCGGTCACAAGTTACGAGCATTTCCGTTGATGGCCAACAGCAGTCACCAGCCCTCTGCTCAACGGAGCCGATCATTTCGGGCACTCTTGCGTCAAGTCCTCCATTTACAGGAGTCACCGCAACGCACCGCGTTGGCCTTTGCGCTGGGCGTCTTCATCGCGTTCTCCCCCGCCTATGGTCTGCACACGGCGATGGTAGTACTGTGCGCCTGGCTATTCGGTCTCAACTTCTTGGCCTTGCTCGCCGGTGCCTTGGTCAATAATCCATGGACCGTCATTCCGATCCTAGGCGCAACCTACTGGACCGGCGCCCTCTTGCTCGGACGTACGGATCAACCGAGCTTCGACTGGCAGGATATGAGTTTCAGCGGCATCTACCAACAAG is drawn from Nitrospirota bacterium and contains these coding sequences:
- a CDS encoding DUF2062 domain-containing protein is translated as MANSSHQPSAQRSRSFRALLRQVLHLQESPQRTALAFALGVFIAFSPAYGLHTAMVVLCAWLFGLNFLALLAGALVNNPWTVIPILGATYWTGALLLGRTDQPSFDWQDMSFSGIYQQVLPYAAPFVLGGLVLSVLGALLSYPAAYLFFQKHRSAPSSPTTEPLPPSDQVG